A part of Rhodamnia argentea isolate NSW1041297 chromosome 8, ASM2092103v1, whole genome shotgun sequence genomic DNA contains:
- the LOC115755736 gene encoding cucumber peeling cupredoxin-like: protein MAAQRQLSATSQALLSVMVSAIVGVSNGLQYKVGGSIWSIPPYPTYYSNWSSSHYFLVGDILVFEFESGFYDVMQVSRREYEACTADNPFQSFHAGPVRVPLIEKGMFYFICSVSCYCSLGQKVEVAVYHPVPEVVPLPAGPATVTATPAPSRLPKQSLDKGMGLSHGRFRQAPQHQLLLFLCVLATFLTAVDYHSMGCGLRP, encoded by the exons ATGGCAGCGCAGAGACAGTTATCTGCAACTTCACAAGCACTTCTCTCAGTCATGGTGAGCGCGATTGTCGGCGTCTCCAATGGCTTGCAATACAAGGTTGGAGGCTCGATTTGGTCCATCCCTCCATACCCAACTTACTATTCCAACTGGTCCTCCTCCCACTATTTCCTCGTCGGCGACATTCTCG TTTTCGAGTTCGAGTCAGGCTTTTATGACGTGATGCAAGTGTCGAGGCGTGAGTACGAGGCCTGCACGGCGGACAACCCCTTCCAGTCCTTCCACGCGGGGCCTGTGAGAGTGCCGCTGATCGAGAAGGGCATGTTCTATTTCATCTGCAGCGTCTCTTGTTACTGCTCTCTCGGGCAAAAGGTCGAGGTTGCCGTGTATCATCCTGTTCCAGAAGTCGTTCCGCTACCTGCCGGTCCAGCCACGGTCACTGCCACCCCGGCGCCATCTCGTTTGCCCAAACAATCGTTAGACAAGGGAATGGGTCTGAGCCACGGGCGCTTCAGACAAGCCCCGCAACATCAACTATTGTTGTTCCTCTGCGTTCTAGCCACTTTTCTAACTGCAGTGGATTATCATTCCATGGGATGTGGTTTAAGGCCCTAG
- the LOC115755698 gene encoding uncharacterized protein At5g39865 produces the protein MKGVKGKLLKKLKTIKPIGYLKQDRILHLNAADGYVETFLKNPIMKAQTMLFPKDNPDRSHNYQGSVREAQEPEVIDVTELMKDLEDAEIGFDDDLENKENIGPNVNVESALLGKENCENMLMKSELESSPDEASRLSQTEELPRNSLKTPLSEIDVSNFRRPDLNSSSLFDPNLLVAFEQAVKEQIRISQEVMRPRIEAEPDDLGKSSDEPPSKTRRIEEDNEDADPLLAFEEKCPPGGCDSVIFYTTSLRGIRKTFEDCGKIRFLLNSFRILYHERDVSMHTEFKEELWDILGGKAVPPRVFIKGRYIGGAERVLGLHEQGKLKKLLEGVPIDRSTGPCEGCGGMKFVVCFKCNGSHKLVGEDSSATECLECNENGLIICPLCC, from the coding sequence ATGAAGGGAGTGAAGGGAAAGCTATTGAAGAAGCTCAAGACGATCAAGCCCATCGGGTATCTGAAGCAGGACAGGATTCTTCATCTGAACGCTGCAGATGGGTACGTCGAGACATTCTTGAAGAATCCGATCATGAAGGCTCAAACCATGTTGTTTCCGAAAGATAATCCCGATCGGAGCCACAACTATCAGGGCAGTGTCCGGGAGGCGCAAGAACCGGAGGTTATTGACGTCACGGAGCTGATGAAGGATCTTGAAGATGCCGAAATTGGGTTTGATGACGATTTGGAGAACAAGGAGAACATTGGTCCGAATGTCAATGTGGAAAGCGCACTTCTTGGCAAAGAGAACTGTGAGAATATGCTTATGAAGTCAGAGCTGGAATCGTCTCCAGATGAGGCTTCGAGATTGTCTCAAACAGAGGAGCTACCCAGAAACAGCTTGAAGACCCCGTTATCAGAAATTGATGTTTCGAATTTTAGGCGGCCAGATTTGAATTCGTCGAGTCTTTTCGATCCTAACCTGCTCGTGGCATTTGAGCAAGCGGTGAAGGAGCAGATCAGGATCAGCCAAGAAGTGATGAGACCCAGAATTGAGGCAGAGCCAGATGATTTAGGGAAAAGTTCTGACGAGCCCCCTTCCAAAACTCGTCGAATCGAGGAGGACAATGAGGATGCTGATCCACTGTTGGCATTTGAAGAGAAGTGCCCACCTGGAGGCTGCGATTCGGTAATCTTCTACACAACCAGCCTTAGAGGCATAAGAAAGACATTTGAAGACTGCGGCAAGATTCGTTTTCTTCTGAACAGCTTCCGCATCCTGTACCACGAGAGAGACGTGTCGATGCACACCGAGTTTAAGGAAGAATTGTGGGACATCTTGGGCGGGAAGGCGGTTCCACCGAGGGTGTTCATTAAGGGGAGGTACATCGGTGGAGCTGAACGTGTGTTGGGGTTGCATGAGCAAGGAAAGCTCAAGAAGCTTCTTGAGGGAGTCCCAATTGATAGGTCTACTGGTCCATGTGAAGGCTGCGGTGGTATGAAATTCGTGGTGTGTTTCAAATGCAATGGCAGCCACAAGCTCGTTGGCGAAGACTCGTCGGCGACTGAATGCTTGGAGTGCAACGAGAATGGCTTGATTATTTGCCCACTTTGCTGTTGA
- the LOC125316220 gene encoding RING-H2 finger protein ATL67-like: protein MNHPLPSNSSLSSSSSSSSSSSSSLSSSSSPSPSFADRILAPLGFALLVLLVAVISYSFARRRRRRVGAHSHHGGSLPADPDDDDDSAGAADEIRAGLSEAAILSYPKLLYSKARLRRGGSSGSCCSICLADYRDSDVLRLLPECEHFFHLKCVDPWLKLHSSCPICRKSLLGS from the coding sequence ATGAACCACCCGTTACCCTCCAATtcttcattatcatcatcatcttcttcttcttcttcttcttcttcttcgctgtcctcttcctcttccccctccccttcGTTCGCCGATCGCATCCTCGCCCCTCTCGGCTTCGCCCTACTGGTCCTCCTCGTCGCGGTCATCTCCTACTCCTtcgctcgccgccgccgccgccgcgtcGGGGCCCACTCCCACCACGGCGGCTCCCTCCCCGCCGAccccgacgacgacgacgattcaGCTGGCGCCGCCGACGAGATCCGCGCCGGGCTCAGCGAGGCCGCGATCCTCAGCTACCCGAAGCTCCTCTACTCGAAAGCGAGGCTCCGGCGGGGGGGATCGAGCGGGTCCTGCTGCTCGATCTGCCTGGCGGACTACAGGGACAGCGACGTCCTGAGGCTGTTGCCGGAGTGCGAGCACTTTTTCCACCTCAAGTGCGTGGATCCGTGGCTGAAGCTCCACTCCTCGTGCCCGATCTGCAGGAAGTCGCTGCTCGGTTCGTGA